A stretch of the Archocentrus centrarchus isolate MPI-CPG fArcCen1 unplaced genomic scaffold, fArcCen1 scaffold_26_ctg1, whole genome shotgun sequence genome encodes the following:
- the tmem175 gene encoding endosomal/lysosomal proton channel TMEM175, translating into MGENDDSDIIEHHVEEEMEKKGARSYAGSSSFLESVSPSEREGHSSTQSSHRLLAYSDALISIIATVMILPVAHTKVEDNEELRESVQVLLTTKIAVYLMTFLIVTVAWAAHIRLFQVIVRIDDCLALLNLACMMLITFLPYTFSLMATFPENVLGILLFCGCVMVIGIIQSVIVLYAFSRPFLLNEQIQISENQTFYKHHILKVIMRVPIMCFFASIFSFIFFQLSYVLLAIIIFLPYISQCLKWCRSKAIGQVEETPDSMLFYTYLPNEPLSKERVEAFSDGVYAIVATLLILDICEDNVPDRTVVQKQFGGSLIAALQGYGPEYLAYFGSFATVGLLWFVHHSLFLHVTKATRFMGLLNTFSLAFVGGLPLAYQLTHEFPPNSHNELEAIQISCVIIFFAGIFQLAIWVVALYNEQETLHPYVRYGGREHVFMLAKLALYPCIALGMFFLPCILSKFSAPIFHLMEITVPFAFLVLRILVRVGLALLRLIFCPDRPDRRTIVEEEADETRVPFNALAT; encoded by the exons ATGGGGGAAAACGACGACAGCGACATCATAGAGCACCACGTcgaggaggagatggagaagaaaggtgcgAGGAGCTACGCGGGTTCCTCCTCGTTCCTGGAGAGCGTCAGTCCGTCCGAGAGAGAGGGCCACAGCAGCACCCAGTCCTCCCACAGACTGCTGGCCTATAGCGATGCTCTCATCTCCATTATCGCTACCGTTATG ATTTTACCTGTTGCTCACACCAAAGTGGAAGATAATGAG GAGTTGAGGGAGAGTGTTCAGGTTCTGCTGACTACAAAGATCGCCGTTTACTTAATGACATTCCTCATTGTGACTGTTGCCTGGGCTGCTCATATCAG GTTGTTTCAAGTGATTGTTCGTATTGATGACTGCCTTGCACTTCTGAACCTT gcctgcatgatGCTGATAACCTTTCTACCGTACACG TTTTCTTTAATGGCGACCTTCCCTGAGAACGTCCTCGGGATTTTACTCTTTTGTGGTTGTGTGATGGTGATCGGCATCATTCAG TCGGTGATTGTGTTGTACGCCTTCAGCCGGCCCTTCCTTCTGAATGAGCAGATCCAGATCTCAGAGAACCAGACCTTCTACAAACACCACATCCTCAAAGTCATCATGAGGGTTCCCATCATGTGCTTCTTCGCCAGTATCTTCTCCTTCATCTTCTTCCAGCTG TCTTACGTTCTCTTGGCCATCATCATCTTCCTGCCTTACATCTCCCAGTGTTTGAAGTGGTGTCGCAGCAAAGCCATCG GTCAGGTGGAGGAAACTCCAGACTCCATGTTGTTCTACACGTACCTGCCTAACGAGCCCCTCAGCAAAGAGCGAGTGGAGGCCTTCAGTGATGGAGTTTATGCCATTGTAGCAACGCTTCTCATCTTGGACATatg CGAGGACAACGTTCCAGACCGGACGGTCGTGCAGAAGCAGTTTGGCGGTAGCCTGATAGCAGCTCTGCAGGGCTACGGCCCCGAGTACCTCGCCTACTTTGGTTCCTTCGCCACCGTCGGCCTTCTCTGGTTTGTCCATCACTCGCTCTTCCTCCACGTCACCAAGGCAACGCGCTTCATGGGCCTGCTGAACACCTTCTCGCTGGCGTTCGTCGGAGGTCTACCGTTAGCCTACCAGCTAACGCACGAGTTCCCGCCGAACTCTCATAACGAACTGGAAGCCATTCAGATTAGCTGTGTGATCATTTTCTTCGCAGGTATTTTTCAGCTCGCTATTTGGGTGGTGGCTCTGTACAACGAACAGGAAACTCTGCACCCTTATGTGCGGTACGGTGGACGTGAGCATGTGTTTATGCTGGCTAAGCTTGCTCTGTACCCCTGCATAGCTTTGGGGATGTTTTTCCTCCCCTGTATTTTGAGTAAATTCAGTGCCCCAATTTTCCACCTGATGGAGATTACGGTGCCTTTTGCTTTCCTGGTGTTGAGGATTTTAGTGCGCGTCGGCTTAGCACTGCTGCGGCTAATCTTCTGTCCGGACAGGCCCGACAGGAGGACCATCGTAGAGGAGGAAGCTGACGAAACAAGAGTGCCATTTAATGCTCTGGCTACATAG